A portion of the Paenibacillus hamazuiensis genome contains these proteins:
- a CDS encoding SGNH/GDSL hydrolase family protein, producing MKFLLKAWCILSLAFLMMMGGGVSAEQAANENGVSAETPAEIAAEGSNPVMKRIENAKVVAFGDSITRLGSFKESEKEKTPSPKKTYWLDTLAKKYSWNLVNSGVNGSTTTHGLKRLQKDVLDHKPDIVLIGFGMNDHVMRKKNEPAVKLEQFETNLTTMVEKIRAIGAEPIFITTNYIDEEKYYKRHDPAFYEDVEGAQAWLDQYIGVMRKLGEELKVGVADVRAECDNFDLSKFTTDGVHPNNAGQSVYIKAVGDFLETLRSGEPQ from the coding sequence ATGAAATTTTTGCTTAAAGCATGGTGCATATTGAGCCTGGCCTTCCTGATGATGATGGGCGGAGGCGTTTCGGCGGAACAAGCGGCGAACGAAAACGGCGTTTCCGCGGAAACGCCCGCGGAGATTGCGGCAGAAGGGAGCAATCCGGTCATGAAGCGGATCGAAAACGCCAAAGTCGTCGCTTTCGGCGACAGCATCACGCGCCTCGGTTCTTTCAAGGAGAGTGAGAAGGAGAAGACGCCTTCTCCCAAAAAGACCTATTGGCTCGACACGCTGGCGAAAAAGTACAGCTGGAACCTCGTCAATTCCGGCGTCAACGGCAGCACGACGACCCATGGGCTCAAGAGGCTGCAAAAAGACGTACTGGACCACAAACCCGATATTGTGCTGATCGGCTTCGGCATGAACGACCATGTGATGAGAAAAAAGAATGAGCCCGCCGTCAAACTGGAACAGTTTGAAACAAATTTGACGACGATGGTGGAGAAAATAAGGGCGATCGGAGCGGAGCCTATCTTCATCACCACCAACTATATCGACGAAGAGAAGTATTATAAAAGGCACGATCCGGCGTTTTACGAGGATGTGGAAGGCGCGCAGGCTTGGCTCGACCAATATATCGGCGTCATGCGCAAGCTCGGCGAAGAGCTGAAGGTCGGCGTCGCCGACGTCAGGGCGGAATGCGACAACTTTGACCTGAGCAAATTTACGACGGACGGGGTTCACCCGAACAACGCCGGTCAATCCGTTTATATCAAGGCGGTCGGCGATTTCCTGGAAACGCTGCGAAGCGGCGAACCGCAGTAA
- a CDS encoding GxGYxYP domain-containing protein, which translates to MKLNVRTKAKWMTVLLLIAATFGFGGTAGMEQGNGTFYPKSPGTPDHVYAIRTKNMSLTEAAMISTLQGLLAKEKPEIYMKSKEIDEYWQKELTEQYNVKFEEAKDAWELIDRYKDRINGYILYDFEPVGKNDKRSGQLTNTAIHVATSLAGLLNAVIVDTQLEQTAIDHGLTKVLDVSGKDESWLLESEYFPKLNKKLAFEVENLESYAYKMRDYAVMTNGMMFFTDDGGLRKRIVDSLEPNSPLFGWGRGGTGEANFAMPTTQSGKFMIPSNLNMSFFSGFRIDKLQQQTHRPAPEADPAKHYVTIMMSDGGNLGYTMGGLASQGRLFDSPGRGSVDLGWGLHPAMIDIAPTSTKSLYDRASNGEHKDQFILSQPGGYIYPGKYPKEHLDELLQKVDGYMDRMDLGIMSIIDFGQENNKELWDHFTKMEHLKAVFFLDYLGYSTPGGKILWSNGKPVIPSKEMFKEGLALDEDVLARINASPADPASPDGYTLIVAHNWTKSVDQVKEFVGKLDAHVQVVPPETFVDLIVKNVKREVYVPEDTSGDLFRFTFENDMEGWAAGARGTKSGSAKWVFNGHPGGGIFINGPGKDESKPNAWMSRAFELPSDAKTLEFEDRTRSENHGGKLRVRVKDAAGTMHVLRDWSLDRGNAYVKRSVDISRFAGQRVEVYFEQVASDKGDSEQIYLDNIVIKKG; encoded by the coding sequence ATGAAGTTAAATGTGAGGACCAAGGCGAAGTGGATGACGGTTTTGCTGCTCATTGCCGCGACCTTCGGATTTGGCGGAACGGCGGGGATGGAGCAGGGAAACGGGACGTTTTATCCGAAATCCCCCGGCACTCCGGACCATGTTTATGCGATAAGGACGAAGAACATGTCGCTGACGGAAGCCGCGATGATTTCCACGCTGCAGGGGCTGTTGGCCAAGGAAAAGCCGGAAATATACATGAAGTCGAAAGAAATCGACGAGTATTGGCAGAAGGAATTGACCGAACAGTACAATGTCAAGTTTGAAGAGGCGAAAGACGCGTGGGAGCTGATCGACCGGTATAAGGACAGAATCAACGGATATATTTTGTACGATTTCGAACCTGTCGGCAAAAACGATAAGCGCTCGGGCCAGCTTACGAATACGGCGATCCATGTGGCGACCAGCCTCGCCGGGCTGCTGAATGCGGTCATTGTGGATACGCAGCTGGAGCAAACGGCCATCGACCACGGCTTGACCAAGGTGCTTGACGTCAGCGGGAAAGACGAGAGCTGGCTTCTGGAAAGCGAATATTTCCCGAAGCTTAACAAGAAGCTGGCTTTCGAGGTCGAGAACCTCGAATCGTACGCGTATAAAATGAGGGATTACGCCGTCATGACGAACGGCATGATGTTTTTCACGGACGATGGCGGCTTGAGAAAGCGGATCGTCGATTCGCTGGAGCCGAATTCGCCGCTTTTCGGCTGGGGCCGCGGGGGGACCGGGGAAGCTAACTTTGCGATGCCGACGACGCAATCGGGCAAGTTTATGATTCCATCCAACCTGAATATGTCTTTTTTCAGCGGTTTTCGCATCGACAAACTTCAGCAGCAAACGCATCGACCGGCACCGGAAGCGGATCCGGCAAAACATTATGTGACGATTATGATGAGCGACGGCGGCAATCTCGGATATACGATGGGCGGACTGGCCAGCCAGGGCAGGCTATTTGACAGCCCGGGCAGAGGAAGCGTGGATCTGGGATGGGGATTGCACCCCGCGATGATCGATATAGCGCCGACGAGCACAAAGAGCTTGTATGACCGGGCTTCGAACGGAGAGCATAAGGACCAGTTTATTCTGTCCCAGCCGGGCGGGTACATATATCCCGGAAAGTACCCGAAGGAACATCTCGATGAACTGCTTCAAAAGGTCGACGGATACATGGACAGGATGGATCTCGGCATCATGAGCATCATCGATTTCGGCCAGGAAAACAACAAGGAGCTGTGGGATCATTTTACGAAAATGGAGCATTTGAAGGCGGTGTTTTTCCTCGATTATTTGGGCTACAGCACGCCCGGCGGGAAAATATTATGGTCGAACGGCAAGCCGGTCATCCCGTCGAAGGAGATGTTCAAGGAAGGCCTTGCCCTGGATGAGGACGTTCTCGCCCGCATCAACGCGTCGCCCGCCGATCCGGCCAGCCCGGACGGATATACGCTGATCGTCGCCCACAACTGGACCAAATCGGTCGACCAGGTGAAGGAATTCGTCGGCAAGCTGGACGCTCACGTGCAGGTGGTGCCTCCGGAGACATTCGTGGACCTTATCGTGAAAAATGTAAAACGGGAAGTATATGTGCCGGAGGATACTTCGGGCGATTTATTCCGGTTTACGTTCGAGAACGATATGGAAGGCTGGGCAGCCGGAGCGAGAGGGACGAAAAGCGGCTCGGCCAAATGGGTGTTCAACGGACATCCCGGAGGCGGGATATTCATCAACGGACCGGGGAAGGACGAAAGCAAGCCGAACGCCTGGATGTCCCGCGCCTTCGAGCTTCCGAGCGATGCGAAGACGCTGGAGTTCGAGGACAGGACGCGAAGCGAGAATCATGGGGGCAAGCTGCGGGTTCGGGTGAAAGATGCGGCGGGGACGATGCACGTGCTGCGCGACTGGTCGCTCGACAGAGGCAACGCATACGTGAAAAGATCGGTCGACATATCCCGCTTTGCCGGTCAGCGGGTGGAAGTTTATTTCGAGCAGGTCGCCAGCGACAAGGGGGATAGCGAGCAAATTTATCTCGACAACATTGTGATTAAGAAAGGCTAA
- a CDS encoding S-layer homology domain-containing protein, with protein MSLWDLRSKISMALAAVWIVGGVWPPFAPLASAEAVLVSKDIAVAKSNPYPQAIWLSPSDDAVIESTTANKGHNGDVVHAIGSTPGIFTLKNGSSEKRIGFYKFKIPDVAGVQSIFFKITGNSSTEGLKLSLYGGVAKTGDWSETAPFLMDEALNSSGNNYYIDGAKKQPNANQIRITDFAMSKTTYDYYVDVTEFVKGRSIAGDRQVTFILNDDVAGTSSANFYNKDYVDGSSAPRFNTAGDTWAPQLILKADDVSGMPLGLKATPDDGKVVLTWNRSGSQGVTDEQQVAYTVFRSASPQGPYEKVAGAENLTDNSYTDSGLTNNQTYYYVVTGYKAASKTAPVSAQIPNPVAYTSSAPYTSNEVGATPKVIETPPGNLQAEPGNGQVKLTWSAAGNAASIVVKVGSSPGGPYIQAAVLPGTATQYVHTGLVNRTAYYYIVTALSGSGQEIGSTAEAAATPDTVAAPVLTGTAGIRKAVLSWNAVQDATQYILKRSDDKGASYQTVATVAETGYTDNTVVAGKKYVYKVIASDGASDSLDSNSVEVVPQDLKAPELTVRSMNASAVLTWSSVTGATYYRVNRSDGGETAFRSVATVTSTTYTDIGLTNGMKYYYKVHAMSGADSSADSNIAEVVPQRLPVPAGLSASPLSSSAKLTWSTVTGATYYNVKRKDAQGASYKTVAKVTPDGAGLATTGYTDANLTNGKTYYYVVSAVNSDEESADSGEASVTPVAVPAAPANLYASAGTSAAQATLTWSASDGASYYNVKRSAASGAGYATIAQVAGTSYLDAAIQYDTTYYYVVSAGNGSGESGNSNQASVLVLPPRPKPAGGGGYSGGAIVSPQSDVKKSVVKLEADPVMERIGERDYAKVSIDSSTLGNALDALKHADGGKPLISLDVIKKDAGVIVTLPADALAGGIGKAPNAVFSLKTADAAYELPLKLIDAEALAKALGAAAADMKITITIAKTAGSLAEDIAKNVKKAGAKLLGEAVEFDIAAVAGEKRISVNSFGTTYVSRTLYLSGAVDESKATAIVYDPNSGEMAFVPASFKTSKSKSEVTIKRTGNSIYGVVAYSKTFDDTAKHWAKDDIHLLASKLLVKGTSEKSFSPDKPITRVEFAVMLVRSLGLADETAGNFSDVSEGDWFAGAIGAAVKSGLVTGLGSGKFGPGENITREQMAAMISRALRIAGKQSHAAEKQEQLLAKFDDSQSIQSWARDSVAEAVEAGIITGQTAKTIVPAANATRAEATLMVKRLLQVVEFIKIPEPKG; from the coding sequence ATGTCGTTATGGGATCTTCGAAGTAAAATTAGCATGGCGTTAGCTGCGGTATGGATCGTCGGGGGTGTATGGCCGCCGTTCGCTCCTCTTGCTTCGGCCGAAGCGGTGTTGGTTTCGAAGGATATCGCCGTGGCGAAATCCAACCCGTATCCGCAGGCGATCTGGCTCAGTCCGTCGGACGACGCGGTGATCGAGTCGACCACGGCCAATAAAGGCCACAATGGCGATGTCGTTCACGCGATCGGCAGCACTCCGGGAATATTCACGCTGAAGAACGGTTCGTCGGAAAAAAGAATCGGTTTTTACAAGTTTAAAATTCCGGATGTGGCGGGTGTGCAAAGTATTTTTTTCAAGATTACGGGAAACAGCAGCACGGAAGGATTGAAGTTATCGCTGTACGGCGGTGTGGCGAAAACCGGAGATTGGAGCGAAACGGCGCCTTTTCTGATGGACGAGGCTCTTAATTCCAGCGGCAACAACTATTATATCGACGGAGCCAAAAAGCAGCCGAATGCCAATCAGATCCGAATTACCGACTTTGCGATGAGCAAAACGACTTACGATTATTATGTTGACGTGACGGAATTTGTGAAGGGCCGCTCCATTGCGGGAGATCGCCAGGTTACTTTTATCCTGAACGACGATGTTGCCGGAACGTCGAGCGCCAATTTTTACAACAAGGATTACGTCGATGGCTCAAGCGCTCCGAGGTTCAACACCGCCGGGGATACGTGGGCGCCGCAGTTGATTTTGAAGGCGGACGATGTTTCGGGCATGCCGCTCGGGTTAAAAGCGACTCCCGACGACGGCAAAGTCGTCTTGACGTGGAACCGCTCCGGCAGCCAGGGGGTAACGGACGAGCAGCAGGTCGCGTACACGGTGTTCCGAAGCGCAAGCCCGCAGGGGCCCTATGAGAAAGTAGCCGGCGCAGAAAACTTGACGGACAATTCCTATACGGACTCGGGGCTTACGAACAACCAAACCTATTATTACGTGGTTACGGGTTACAAAGCGGCAAGCAAAACGGCGCCGGTTTCCGCCCAAATTCCGAATCCCGTCGCCTATACGTCCTCGGCCCCTTATACATCCAATGAGGTCGGCGCGACGCCGAAGGTGATCGAAACTCCACCCGGCAATTTGCAGGCCGAACCTGGAAACGGGCAGGTCAAATTGACTTGGTCGGCAGCGGGCAATGCGGCTTCGATTGTTGTCAAGGTCGGCTCAAGCCCGGGAGGGCCGTACATCCAGGCGGCCGTATTGCCCGGCACCGCAACGCAATACGTGCACACCGGGCTCGTGAACCGCACTGCTTATTATTATATCGTGACTGCCTTGAGCGGCTCGGGCCAGGAAATCGGCAGCACGGCGGAAGCCGCTGCGACCCCGGATACGGTGGCTGCGCCGGTATTGACGGGAACGGCCGGAATTCGCAAGGCGGTGTTATCCTGGAATGCGGTTCAGGATGCCACCCAATATATACTGAAGCGAAGCGACGACAAAGGAGCGTCCTACCAAACCGTTGCGACGGTTGCGGAGACCGGGTATACCGACAATACCGTCGTCGCCGGAAAGAAATACGTCTACAAGGTCATCGCCTCCGACGGGGCGAGCGACAGCCTGGATTCCAACAGCGTGGAGGTTGTTCCGCAGGATTTGAAAGCGCCCGAATTGACCGTACGGTCCATGAATGCGTCGGCGGTGCTTACCTGGAGCTCGGTAACGGGAGCGACGTATTACCGCGTGAATCGAAGCGACGGCGGAGAAACGGCGTTTCGCAGCGTGGCGACGGTTACTTCCACCACATATACCGATATCGGTCTGACCAACGGGATGAAATATTATTACAAGGTCCATGCAATGAGCGGAGCGGACAGCAGTGCGGATTCGAATATCGCAGAGGTCGTACCGCAGAGGCTGCCGGTCCCGGCGGGCCTTTCGGCAAGTCCGCTCAGCTCGTCGGCAAAGCTGACGTGGAGTACGGTGACGGGGGCCACCTATTATAACGTGAAGCGAAAGGACGCGCAGGGCGCATCTTACAAGACGGTAGCCAAAGTAACTCCGGATGGTGCGGGACTCGCGACGACGGGCTACACGGATGCCAATTTGACGAACGGAAAAACGTATTATTACGTCGTTTCCGCCGTCAATTCGGATGAGGAAAGCGCCGATTCGGGCGAAGCGAGCGTTACTCCGGTGGCCGTTCCGGCCGCGCCGGCAAACTTGTATGCATCTGCGGGAACATCGGCGGCACAGGCAACGTTGACGTGGTCCGCATCGGACGGGGCCTCTTACTACAATGTGAAAAGAAGCGCGGCCAGCGGAGCGGGCTACGCGACGATCGCCCAAGTGGCCGGTACGTCTTATCTGGATGCCGCCATTCAGTACGATACGACATATTATTATGTCGTCTCCGCCGGGAACGGCAGCGGGGAAAGCGGCAATTCCAACCAGGCGAGCGTCCTTGTGCTGCCTCCGCGGCCTAAGCCGGCGGGAGGCGGAGGGTATTCCGGCGGCGCAATCGTATCGCCGCAAAGCGATGTGAAGAAAAGCGTCGTCAAGCTGGAAGCGGACCCGGTGATGGAACGCATTGGCGAAAGGGATTATGCCAAAGTATCCATCGACTCGTCCACGCTCGGCAATGCACTGGATGCGCTTAAACATGCGGATGGCGGCAAACCGCTAATAAGTTTGGATGTGATTAAAAAAGATGCCGGCGTGATCGTCACGCTGCCGGCCGATGCGCTTGCCGGCGGGATCGGCAAGGCGCCGAACGCCGTATTTTCGCTGAAAACGGCGGATGCGGCGTACGAACTTCCGCTCAAGCTCATCGACGCGGAAGCGCTGGCCAAAGCTCTCGGTGCCGCTGCGGCCGACATGAAGATCACCATCACGATTGCCAAAACGGCCGGTTCTCTTGCGGAGGATATCGCCAAAAACGTCAAAAAGGCGGGCGCCAAGCTGCTCGGCGAAGCTGTGGAGTTCGACATTGCGGCGGTTGCAGGCGAAAAGCGTATATCCGTGAATAGCTTCGGAACCACGTATGTGTCGAGAACGCTTTATTTGAGCGGTGCAGTCGACGAAAGCAAGGCGACCGCGATCGTTTACGACCCGAACAGCGGGGAAATGGCTTTCGTACCCGCTTCCTTTAAAACGTCGAAAAGCAAAAGCGAGGTCACGATAAAACGCACGGGCAACAGCATTTACGGCGTTGTCGCGTACAGCAAAACGTTCGACGATACGGCGAAGCATTGGGCGAAAGACGATATTCATCTGCTTGCTTCCAAGCTTCTCGTCAAAGGAACGAGCGAGAAAAGCTTCTCTCCCGACAAGCCGATTACGCGCGTCGAGTTTGCGGTCATGCTGGTGCGTTCGCTGGGTTTGGCGGATGAGACGGCAGGCAACTTCTCCGATGTCTCCGAAGGCGACTGGTTTGCCGGAGCGATCGGGGCAGCGGTCAAATCGGGCCTCGTCACGGGCCTCGGCAGCGGAAAGTTCGGCCCGGGCGAAAATATTACGCGCGAACAAATGGCCGCCATGATCTCCAGGGCGCTGCGCATCGCCGGAAAACAAAGCCATGCGGCGGAGAAGCAGGAGCAGCTGCTGGCAAAGTTCGACGACAGCCAATCGATCCAGTCGTGGGCGCGGGATTCGGTGGCCGAGGCCGTGGAAGCGGGCATAATTACCGGTCAAACGGCCAAAACGATCGTGCCTGCGGCGAATGCGACACGCGCCGAGGCTACCTTGATGGTAAAGCGACTGTTACAGGTTGTGGAATTTATTAAAATACCGGAGCCGAAAGGATGA
- a CDS encoding FAD-dependent oxidoreductase, whose protein sequence is MNHADVVVYGATPGGFGAAVASARRGRNTVLIEPTPYLGGLMTSGLGVTDIHSLDAAGCVFREFAGNVLDYYVAAYGAESEQVLHCRGGLRFEPHVAKKIFWEMVNKESAHLKLIFSHELVSADVSGSELRSATFRPVQGGEEITFAAEVFIDATYEGDLAAKAGVPYSLGRESRDEWNEEYAGKLYQVFRTKDILPGSTGEGDHRLQAYNFRLCLTKNPDNRVPFQKPERYNRDEYASLIEDVRAGRITAINGAINIVQIPNGKSDTNNHHYSMLSTDLPEENLDYPEGSREVREQIIRRHREYIQGLLWFLQNDEELPAEFREDARQWGYAADEFEDTDHFPPQIYVREARRIHGEYVFTENDARLAPGLDRSPIHYDSIASGDYGIDSHATRKRDSIGQHMSLEGFMAIGFLTEIYQIPYGCIVPKKIDRLLVPVAVSATHMGLGTIRMEPCWMQIGFAAGVAADISISAQRSVRGIPIDALHDELLAENAVITHFTDVPLGTDESKAAQYFGAKSFLTSYEARLQDTATLAETAQWISWCRTFDGGRPLPSLPASDRILPAGVDMGPRSPKTDEPAPRDHWREKPYLTSAMALRWFGVAAKALGVRVDSPFSQESEHATRGQVLVALYKLLREARNNRAGIGERDAAGRSPAALLRA, encoded by the coding sequence ATGAATCATGCAGACGTTGTCGTCTACGGCGCCACCCCGGGCGGTTTCGGGGCTGCCGTCGCTTCCGCAAGACGCGGAAGAAACACCGTGCTCATCGAACCGACGCCGTATCTCGGAGGATTGATGACGAGCGGGCTCGGCGTGACCGATATCCACTCGCTCGATGCGGCGGGCTGTGTTTTCCGCGAATTCGCCGGAAACGTTCTGGATTATTACGTCGCCGCCTACGGAGCGGAGTCCGAGCAGGTGCTGCACTGCCGTGGCGGCCTGCGGTTCGAACCCCATGTTGCGAAAAAAATTTTTTGGGAAATGGTGAACAAGGAATCCGCCCATTTGAAGCTGATTTTCTCCCATGAGCTTGTTTCCGCCGACGTCTCGGGAAGCGAGCTCCGCTCGGCGACCTTCCGGCCGGTTCAGGGCGGAGAGGAAATCACCTTCGCTGCGGAGGTATTTATCGACGCCACGTATGAGGGCGACCTCGCCGCGAAAGCCGGGGTTCCTTATTCGCTCGGCCGCGAATCCCGCGACGAATGGAACGAGGAGTATGCGGGCAAGCTGTACCAGGTGTTCCGTACGAAGGACATCCTGCCGGGCAGCACCGGAGAAGGAGACCATCGTCTCCAGGCGTACAACTTCCGTCTCTGCCTGACGAAAAACCCCGACAACCGGGTTCCGTTCCAAAAACCGGAGCGCTACAACCGCGACGAGTATGCCAGCCTTATAGAAGATGTAAGAGCCGGAAGGATTACCGCCATCAACGGAGCTATCAATATCGTGCAAATCCCGAACGGCAAGTCGGATACGAACAACCACCATTACTCGATGCTGTCGACGGATTTGCCTGAGGAAAATCTGGACTATCCGGAAGGAAGCCGGGAGGTCCGGGAACAAATCATCCGGCGACACCGGGAGTATATCCAGGGGCTGCTTTGGTTTTTGCAAAACGACGAGGAGCTTCCCGCCGAATTTCGCGAGGATGCCCGGCAGTGGGGATACGCCGCCGATGAATTCGAAGATACGGACCATTTTCCTCCGCAAATTTATGTCCGGGAAGCACGCCGCATCCACGGCGAGTACGTGTTTACGGAAAACGACGCCCGCCTTGCGCCGGGCTTGGATCGCTCGCCCATCCATTACGACAGCATAGCGTCCGGGGATTACGGCATCGATTCGCACGCCACCCGCAAGCGCGATTCGATCGGACAGCATATGAGTCTCGAAGGTTTTATGGCGATCGGGTTCTTAACGGAAATTTACCAAATCCCTTACGGCTGCATCGTGCCGAAAAAAATAGACCGCCTGCTCGTGCCCGTCGCCGTATCGGCCACGCATATGGGGCTCGGGACGATCCGGATGGAGCCATGCTGGATGCAGATCGGTTTCGCCGCCGGCGTGGCGGCCGATATCAGCATCTCCGCGCAGCGCAGCGTGCGCGGTATCCCGATCGATGCGCTGCATGACGAGCTGCTCGCGGAAAATGCCGTCATCACGCATTTCACCGACGTGCCGCTCGGCACCGACGAAAGCAAAGCCGCGCAGTATTTCGGAGCCAAAAGCTTTCTGACAAGCTACGAAGCCCGTCTGCAGGATACGGCGACGCTGGCGGAAACGGCCCAATGGATCTCCTGGTGCAGAACATTCGACGGAGGCAGACCGCTGCCCAGCCTGCCGGCTTCGGATCGCATCCTCCCCGCCGGCGTCGACATGGGCCCGCGTTCTCCGAAAACCGACGAACCGGCACCTCGCGATCATTGGAGGGAAAAGCCTTATCTCACCTCGGCAATGGCTCTGCGGTGGTTCGGCGTCGCCGCCAAAGCGCTGGGTGTCCGCGTCGATTCGCCGTTTTCGCAGGAAAGCGAACACGCTACCCGCGGACAAGTGCTGGTCGCGTTATACAAGCTGCTGCGCGAGGCAAGGAATAACCGTGCGGGCATTGGCGAAAGAGATGCCGCAGGCAGATCTCCCGCCGCCTTGCTGCGGGCATGA
- a CDS encoding ABC transporter substrate-binding protein produces the protein MSPLRKRYFALLAACVFSLAACSGQEPGNGENAAPPSGGKAEPVTIVYFNEVGGTGIVESVQKQVKEKFPQIQLKIIQSGKGSSIEDIVNSGESVDLISGSLGLLWKLKDLRLVSDLTPLMQAHKFDAGRFVPGVAESVKSYSDNGNEFLVMPFFLNNTALFYNKNIFDKFGVPYPRDGMTWEALRDVAKQVTRVEDGVQYKGFQMNSLNIVYKNQLGLPFVDPRTLKAAVNSDGWKRWLEVMSGLYQIDGNAPTGIETDNFLKTQTLAMRTGPNILDQIPAAAAKGLNWDVVTLPTFAGAEGIGSQLNAPYFAIPPAGKHRDEVFQIVAAMLSEDAQILLSRQGRVPVVSSDAAVKAYALDLPGMEGKHLQAFFKEKIAGPVAPTKYDAIAKSELNNKAFVDVFQGGKDANTALREAELSIDKQIEALAKQ, from the coding sequence GTGAGCCCTTTGCGTAAACGATATTTCGCGCTTCTTGCGGCGTGCGTCTTCTCGCTCGCCGCCTGCTCGGGCCAGGAGCCCGGAAACGGAGAAAACGCGGCCCCGCCATCCGGCGGGAAGGCCGAGCCGGTCACGATCGTTTATTTCAATGAAGTCGGCGGAACCGGCATCGTGGAATCGGTGCAGAAGCAGGTAAAGGAAAAATTTCCTCAGATTCAATTGAAGATCATTCAAAGCGGGAAAGGGAGCAGCATCGAGGACATCGTGAACAGCGGAGAATCCGTCGATCTGATTTCCGGCTCACTGGGGCTGCTCTGGAAGCTGAAGGATTTGCGGCTTGTGTCCGATCTGACGCCGCTTATGCAAGCCCACAAGTTCGATGCGGGCCGGTTCGTCCCGGGCGTTGCGGAATCGGTCAAATCGTACTCCGACAACGGAAACGAGTTTCTCGTCATGCCTTTTTTCCTGAACAATACCGCATTATTTTACAACAAGAACATTTTCGACAAGTTTGGCGTGCCCTACCCGAGAGACGGGATGACATGGGAAGCGCTTCGCGACGTCGCGAAACAAGTGACCCGGGTGGAAGACGGCGTGCAGTACAAAGGGTTTCAGATGAACAGCCTGAACATCGTGTACAAAAACCAGCTGGGGCTTCCGTTTGTCGATCCGCGAACGCTCAAGGCTGCGGTGAATTCCGACGGATGGAAACGATGGCTCGAGGTGATGTCCGGCTTGTACCAAATCGACGGGAACGCTCCGACGGGAATCGAGACGGACAATTTTTTGAAAACGCAAACACTGGCGATGCGCACCGGTCCTAATATCCTTGACCAAATCCCGGCAGCCGCCGCGAAGGGGTTGAACTGGGATGTCGTGACACTGCCGACGTTTGCCGGAGCGGAAGGGATCGGTTCGCAGTTGAATGCCCCTTATTTCGCCATTCCTCCGGCCGGCAAGCATAGGGATGAGGTTTTTCAAATCGTCGCTGCCATGCTGTCCGAAGATGCGCAAATCCTGCTGTCCAGACAAGGCCGGGTGCCGGTCGTGAGCAGCGACGCTGCGGTCAAGGCTTATGCGCTTGATTTGCCGGGAATGGAAGGGAAGCATTTGCAGGCTTTTTTTAAGGAAAAGATCGCCGGACCGGTCGCGCCGACAAAGTACGATGCCATCGCCAAATCGGAGCTGAACAACAAGGCGTTCGTCGACGTTTTTCAGGGAGGTAAGGACGCCAATACGGCTTTAAGGGAAGCGGAGCTCAGCATCGACAAGCAGATCGAGGCGTTAGCGAAGCAATAG